A stretch of Pempheris klunzingeri isolate RE-2024b chromosome 19, fPemKlu1.hap1, whole genome shotgun sequence DNA encodes these proteins:
- the tbc1d13 gene encoding TBC1 domain family member 13 — protein sequence MSTAYRNRIQEFKVTLSEEIINLKTLRELCFNGVPFEGGIRALCWKILLNYLPLDQTLWESFLKKQREVYSQFLKEMIIQPGIAKANLGLSREDVTMEDHPLNPNPDSRWNTYFKDNEILLQIDKDVRRLYPDMAFFQRPTEYPSQLILDPQNDYETLRRRIEQTTLKAQTVNRNRSGVTNVSSPGKAMNLYPSNEYEVLPSGSEAHWEVVERILFIYAKLNPGIAYVQGMNEIVGPVYYTFATDPNSQWKEHAEADTFFCFTNLMSENRDNFIKSLDDSQCGITYKMERVYSMLKDKDLELYLKLEEQNIKPQYFTFRWLTLLLSQEFLLPDVIRIWDTLFSDQDRFHFLILVCCAMLILIRDNLLAGDFTVNMRLLQDYPISDVHTILTKAKELQDNS from the exons ATGTCTACTGCGTACAGAAACAG gattcaggaattcaaagtAACCTTGAGTGAAGAAATTATAAACTTGAAGACACTAAGGGAGCTGTGCTTCAATG GAGTCCCATTTGAAGGAGGCATACGAGCCCTTTGCTGGAAA ATCCTTCTTAATTATCTACCTCTTGATCAGACATTATGGGAGTCTTTTCTCAAGAAGCAGAG GGAGGTGTACTCCCAGTTCCTAAAAGAAATGATCATCCAGCCTGGTATTGCCAAAGCCAACTTGGGCCTTTCCAGAGAAGATGTGACTATGGAGGACCAT ccTTTAAATCCGAACCCAGACAGCAGGTGGAATACCTACTTCAAAGATAATGAAATTCTACTTCAAATTGACAAGGATGTAAG GCGCCTTTACCCAGATATGGCGTTTTTTCAGCGTCCTACAGAATACCCTAGCCAGCTTATCTTGGACCCACAGAACGATTATGAGACGCTGCGTCGACGAATCGAACAAACCACCCTGAAAGCACAAACCGTAAACCGCAACCGCAGTGGAGTCACCAAT GTCAGCTCCCCCGGAAAGGCAATGAACCTGTATCCCTCTAATGAATATGAGGTGCTACCCAGTGGGAGTGAAGCACACTGGGAGGTGGTGGAGCGGATCCTCTTCATCTATGCCAAACTCAACCCTGGGATTGCTTACGTACAGGGCATGAATGAGATTGTTGGGCCAGTTTACTACACCTTTGCCACAGACCCCAACAGCCAGTGGAAAG AGCATGCTGAAGCAGATACGTTCTTCTGTTTCACCAACCTGATGTCAGAGAACAGAGACAACTTCATCAAGAGCCTGGATGACTCTCAGTGCGGCATCACCTACAAGATGGAGCGTGTGTATTCCATGCTCAAAGACAAAGACTTGGAGCTCTATCTAAAGCTG GAAGAGCAAAACATCAAACCCCAGTATTTCACATTCCGCTGGCTGACCTTGTTGTTATCTCAGGAGTTTCTCTTGCCAGATGTCATCCGCATCTGGGACACCCTGTTTTCTGACCAGGACCGATTTCACTTCCTAATCCTGGTGTGCTGTGCAATGCTCAT ACTCATCCGAGATAACTTACTGGCAGGAGACTTTACAGTTAATATGAGATTACTGCAG GATTACCCCATCTCAGATGTCCACACCATCCTGACCAAGGCCAAAGAGCTGCAGGATAACTCCTAA